A genomic stretch from Streptomyces sp. QL37 includes:
- a CDS encoding LamG domain-containing protein has translation MEERTERETTFANPDGVTFTLEKSITPVRVAASEGGWAVPDARLVKRSDGSIGPAAAAVDLSFSAGGNGADLVTIAEGGQSVSLGWPGALPAPRLEGERAVYENVLPDVNLILTATVEGFRQVLEVETPEAAENPALDSIEYQLNAENLTVRAGVGGGVDALDGNGQAVFRSPAAQMWNSAGDTTAPAARQSLYLAPAAGADEDQPVSAGPAEEGDPLAGPGAGDASAVLPLNLTGTSVTVKPDSDLLATTDAADFPLYIDPSVELNESERTVLSSDGDVFWNFSGGDNGMSVGKCGSAVIGGESYYCGNGYVNRMYFEFDPGKLKGKHVLDATFRVTETWSFSCDARWVDLERTNNISSSSKWPGPAKLDQMSDRNVSAGRGSNCDPSQPRKAIEFHDYAPEPDENLTPTVRNFANGKISRLTLMLMAKSESDTISWKRFDDDAVLSVDFVGKPAKPSNIGPLVGSTHDCNTGESAPAIVTDPTPALTATPQTESGGESEARLRVVMDVDKKQSDGTWVNAMSELTRPSTGYVGDNVKVTATAPTLPENTTLRMRAWTRSYYGSEWLAGPSNGSTTGWCYFKIDSKAPKPPTITFKSGNPYALCTANDCVPGGKPGQAGTFILGPAAGDVNTAYRYKLSTDTAWSPYKTGATVEISPVPPTSGTMILQAEAKDTYGPGAGNAVEFVVKEGDGPVGRWNFHETSGAAVDSSTTDPALQDNATLAGSATRTDQGRRGEITLTPATETEPAVKSTDQGLALNGTTGYAATAGQVIDTRASYTVSAWARLDNPTRNATVMGQNGVNRSPFILGYEHASKTWSFREASTDAPADGTWTYQRVASKNPAVPGVWTHLTGVYDATANTITLYVNGELQGTAPFTSAWAATGPLQIGRVQWSGTYTDYFPGTIDEAAIWQVALTEPQVKEESQLLDASKRPAAELVAAWNPAGAQGATLNDTVSGYGRSLALSTGASLVDDELVLNGTTGAGTTPGPVVDDSGSFTVSTQAVVDAAKVLTKPDGYKAQILGQRTATGSSWSLWFEKTGTRQEPEYDDNGDPVLDENGMPATSTTAVGRWHFGRLTADGTGVSVQSIEEALLDTETRLTGVYNAQDKTIQLYLTSDGQTSDDVKYTAQIGSGELAAGKGYLGAWGNFLPGRLSDIRLWAGALNDGTQVSDIVGT, from the coding sequence GTGGAGGAGCGTACGGAGCGCGAGACGACGTTCGCCAACCCCGATGGTGTGACGTTCACGCTCGAAAAATCCATCACTCCGGTCCGGGTCGCTGCGTCTGAGGGCGGGTGGGCTGTGCCAGATGCCCGCTTGGTGAAGCGGAGTGACGGTTCGATCGGCCCGGCGGCCGCAGCGGTGGACCTGTCGTTCTCCGCAGGCGGCAACGGCGCGGACCTCGTCACGATCGCCGAGGGCGGACAGTCAGTTTCCCTGGGCTGGCCAGGCGCGCTTCCCGCACCCCGGCTGGAGGGGGAGCGGGCCGTGTACGAGAACGTCCTGCCGGACGTGAACCTCATCCTCACCGCCACGGTCGAGGGCTTCAGACAGGTGCTGGAAGTCGAGACGCCGGAAGCCGCTGAGAACCCGGCCCTGGACAGTATCGAGTACCAGCTGAACGCGGAGAACCTCACCGTACGGGCGGGCGTCGGCGGGGGCGTGGATGCCCTCGACGGCAACGGGCAGGCAGTGTTCCGCTCACCTGCCGCCCAGATGTGGAACTCTGCCGGCGACACCACCGCGCCTGCCGCGCGCCAGTCGCTCTATCTCGCTCCCGCTGCGGGCGCCGACGAGGACCAGCCGGTGTCCGCGGGCCCGGCCGAAGAAGGCGATCCGCTGGCAGGACCGGGTGCGGGAGACGCCTCCGCCGTCCTCCCGCTGAATCTGACCGGCACCTCCGTCACCGTCAAGCCCGACAGCGACCTCCTGGCCACGACCGACGCCGCCGACTTCCCCCTCTACATCGACCCGTCGGTGGAGTTGAACGAGTCGGAGCGCACGGTCCTGTCCTCGGACGGGGACGTCTTCTGGAACTTCTCCGGCGGCGACAACGGCATGAGCGTCGGCAAATGCGGCTCCGCCGTCATCGGCGGGGAGTCGTACTACTGCGGCAACGGCTACGTCAACCGCATGTACTTCGAATTCGACCCCGGCAAACTCAAGGGCAAGCACGTCTTGGACGCCACGTTCCGGGTCACGGAGACCTGGTCTTTCTCCTGCGACGCCCGCTGGGTCGACCTCGAGCGCACAAACAACATCTCGTCCTCATCGAAGTGGCCCGGCCCGGCCAAGCTTGACCAGATGAGTGACCGCAACGTCTCCGCCGGCCGGGGCAGCAACTGCGATCCCTCACAGCCCCGGAAGGCCATCGAGTTCCACGACTACGCGCCCGAGCCGGACGAGAACCTGACCCCGACGGTCCGTAATTTCGCCAATGGCAAGATCTCCCGCCTCACTCTGATGCTGATGGCCAAGAGCGAGAGCGACACCATCTCCTGGAAGCGCTTCGACGACGACGCCGTCCTCAGCGTTGACTTCGTCGGCAAGCCAGCCAAGCCCAGCAACATCGGCCCGCTCGTCGGCAGCACCCACGACTGCAATACCGGGGAGTCTGCACCGGCCATCGTCACCGACCCCACCCCGGCTCTCACCGCTACCCCGCAAACCGAATCCGGTGGCGAGTCCGAAGCGCGTCTGCGTGTGGTCATGGACGTGGACAAGAAGCAGAGCGACGGCACGTGGGTCAACGCGATGAGCGAGCTGACGCGGCCCAGCACCGGATACGTGGGTGACAACGTCAAGGTCACCGCCACCGCCCCAACCCTGCCGGAGAACACAACCCTGCGGATGCGCGCGTGGACCCGCTCCTACTACGGGTCCGAATGGCTAGCCGGACCGTCCAACGGATCCACCACCGGCTGGTGCTACTTCAAGATCGACAGCAAGGCGCCCAAGCCGCCGACGATCACGTTCAAGTCCGGCAACCCGTATGCGCTGTGCACGGCAAACGACTGCGTCCCCGGCGGCAAGCCCGGCCAGGCAGGAACGTTCATCCTCGGCCCCGCCGCCGGCGACGTGAACACCGCCTACCGGTACAAGCTGTCGACCGACACCGCCTGGTCCCCCTACAAGACCGGCGCAACCGTCGAAATTTCCCCTGTCCCGCCCACCTCCGGGACCATGATTTTGCAAGCCGAGGCGAAGGACACCTACGGCCCAGGCGCCGGCAACGCCGTCGAGTTCGTCGTCAAGGAAGGCGACGGACCCGTAGGGCGCTGGAACTTCCACGAAACCTCCGGCGCGGCCGTCGACTCCTCCACCACCGACCCCGCCCTCCAGGACAACGCCACCCTCGCCGGAAGCGCTACCCGCACCGACCAGGGCCGCCGCGGCGAGATCACACTCACCCCCGCCACAGAAACCGAGCCCGCGGTGAAGTCCACCGACCAAGGCCTCGCCCTGAACGGCACCACCGGCTACGCCGCCACCGCCGGGCAGGTCATCGACACCCGGGCCTCCTACACGGTGTCCGCGTGGGCCCGCCTCGACAACCCGACCCGCAACGCCACCGTCATGGGCCAGAACGGCGTCAACCGCAGCCCGTTCATACTGGGCTACGAACACGCCTCCAAAACCTGGTCGTTCCGGGAAGCCAGCACCGACGCACCCGCCGACGGAACCTGGACCTACCAACGGGTCGCCTCCAAGAACCCCGCCGTACCAGGAGTCTGGACCCACCTGACCGGCGTCTACGACGCCACCGCCAACACCATCACCCTCTACGTCAACGGCGAACTCCAGGGCACCGCACCCTTCACCAGTGCATGGGCGGCCACCGGCCCCCTGCAGATCGGCCGCGTCCAGTGGTCAGGCACCTACACCGACTACTTCCCCGGCACGATCGACGAAGCAGCCATCTGGCAGGTGGCCCTCACGGAACCGCAGGTCAAAGAGGAGAGCCAGCTGCTCGATGCCTCTAAGAGGCCGGCTGCTGAACTGGTCGCCGCCTGGAATCCCGCCGGAGCGCAAGGCGCCACGCTGAACGACACAGTTTCCGGCTACGGACGTTCTCTGGCCCTGTCCACGGGCGCCTCGCTGGTGGACGACGAACTGGTGCTGAACGGCACAACCGGAGCCGGCACCACGCCCGGGCCGGTCGTGGACGACTCCGGGTCCTTCACCGTCTCCACCCAGGCGGTCGTCGATGCCGCCAAGGTGCTGACGAAGCCGGACGGCTACAAAGCCCAAATCCTTGGCCAGCGCACAGCCACCGGCTCGTCGTGGAGCCTATGGTTCGAAAAGACCGGAACCCGCCAGGAACCCGAGTACGACGACAACGGCGATCCCGTCCTCGATGAGAACGGCATGCCGGCCACCAGCACCACCGCGGTGGGCCGCTGGCACTTCGGCCGCCTGACCGCGGACGGCACCGGCGTCTCCGTCCAGAGCATCGAAGAAGCCCTGCTGGACACCGAGACCCGTCTGACCGGCGTGTACAACGCCCAGGACAAGACCATCCAGCTGTACCTCACCTCGGATGGGCAAACCAGCGACGACGTGAAGTACACCGCACAGATCGGCAGCGGCGAACTCGCAGCCGGCAAGGGCTACCTCGGGGCCTGGGGCAACTTCCTTCCCGGAAGGCTCAGCGACATCCGACTCTGGGCCGGAGCGTTGAACGACGGGACGCAGGTCTCCGACATCGTCGGAACCTGA